A portion of the Parasedimentitalea marina genome contains these proteins:
- a CDS encoding acetyl-CoA C-acyltransferase yields MTDAVIVSTARTAVGKAGRGSLNLTHGATMGGHVARAVVDRAGIDPAMIEDSVWGCGYPEAATGGNIARQVVIRAGLPNTIAGTTINRFCASGLQAISMAANSIKQDGVRVALAGGVESISLVQPPVRHSREAWIEANMPDLYMPMIDTADIVAARYGISREAQDEMSLLSQQRTAAAQEAGLFDDEIVPMDVTMAVTDRETKEVSHKQVTLAKDECNRPMTTLDGLSKLKPVQGEGKFITAGNASQLSDGASAMVVMSGKEAEKAGLEPLGAFRGFSVAGCEPDEMGIGPVYAIPRLLERHGLKVSDIDLWELNEAFASQALYCRNRLGIDPEIFNVNGGSIAVGHPFGMTGARLAGHLLLEGKRRGAKLGVVSMCIGGGMGAAGLFEIY; encoded by the coding sequence ATGACTGACGCAGTAATCGTTTCTACCGCCCGCACCGCAGTCGGCAAAGCCGGTCGCGGATCATTGAACCTGACACACGGGGCAACAATGGGTGGTCACGTGGCCCGGGCTGTTGTGGACCGCGCTGGCATTGACCCGGCGATGATCGAGGACAGTGTTTGGGGTTGTGGATATCCCGAGGCCGCAACCGGCGGCAACATCGCCCGTCAGGTTGTCATTCGCGCTGGATTGCCGAACACCATTGCCGGGACCACGATCAACCGGTTCTGCGCCTCGGGACTACAGGCCATTTCAATGGCGGCCAACTCGATCAAACAAGACGGTGTCCGCGTCGCCCTGGCTGGTGGAGTGGAGAGCATCTCACTGGTGCAACCTCCGGTGCGCCATTCCCGCGAGGCTTGGATCGAAGCCAATATGCCCGACCTATATATGCCGATGATCGATACCGCCGATATTGTTGCCGCGCGCTATGGCATCAGCCGCGAAGCGCAGGACGAGATGTCGTTGCTAAGTCAGCAACGCACTGCCGCCGCACAAGAGGCCGGTCTGTTTGACGATGAAATCGTGCCGATGGATGTCACCATGGCGGTGACCGATCGTGAGACCAAAGAGGTCAGCCATAAACAGGTCACCTTGGCCAAGGATGAATGCAACCGACCCATGACCACGTTGGACGGGTTGTCCAAGCTGAAACCAGTGCAGGGTGAGGGGAAATTCATCACTGCCGGCAATGCATCGCAATTGTCCGACGGGGCCTCGGCAATGGTGGTGATGAGCGGAAAAGAGGCCGAAAAGGCCGGATTAGAGCCGCTAGGCGCTTTTCGTGGTTTTTCCGTTGCCGGTTGTGAACCCGATGAAATGGGCATTGGCCCGGTCTATGCCATCCCGCGCTTGCTGGAACGCCATGGGTTGAAAGTCAGTGACATCGATCTGTGGGAATTGAACGAGGCCTTTGCCAGTCAGGCCCTGTATTGCCGCAACCGCCTTGGCATCGATCCTGAAATATTCAACGTGAATGGCGGCTCTATTGCGGTGGGTCACCCGTTCGGCATGACAGGCGCGCGATTGGCCGGCCACTTGCTGCTGGAGGGCAAACGACGGGGCGCAAAGCTGGGTGTGGTCTCTATGTGTATCGGCGGTGGCATGGGCGCTGCTGGCCTGTTCGAAATTTACTAA
- a CDS encoding KpsF/GutQ family sugar-phosphate isomerase produces the protein MSNFQDIARRVITIESQALQQLADELDESFDRAVETLLNASGRVIVSGMGKSGHIARKIAATLASTGTPAHFVHPAEASHGDLGMMAQGDVVLMLSNSGETPELADMIAHTRRFGIPLIGVASRSQSTLLKQSDVALVLPAAPEACGSGFIPTTSTTMTLALGDALAVGLMEHRKFTPENFRDFHPGGKLGARLSKVRDLMHGGDALPTVPLTAPMSDTLIEISQKGFGVAGVTDTDGRLAGIITDGDLRRHMEGLLSLTAAEVMTAAPTTIAPGALAEEAVAIMNQRKITCLFVVDPDTSQPAEGLLHIHDCLRVGLG, from the coding sequence ATGAGCAATTTTCAGGATATCGCCCGCCGCGTCATCACCATCGAGTCGCAAGCGTTACAGCAACTGGCCGACGAGCTGGATGAAAGCTTTGATCGTGCGGTGGAAACACTGCTGAATGCCTCTGGCCGAGTGATTGTCTCGGGTATGGGCAAATCCGGCCACATCGCCCGTAAAATCGCCGCGACCTTGGCATCCACGGGCACTCCAGCGCATTTTGTGCACCCGGCCGAGGCCAGCCATGGTGATCTGGGTATGATGGCACAGGGCGACGTTGTGCTGATGCTGTCCAATTCCGGCGAGACACCCGAATTGGCAGACATGATCGCCCATACCCGTCGCTTTGGTATTCCACTGATCGGAGTTGCCAGTCGCTCACAATCAACCTTGCTGAAACAATCTGACGTCGCACTGGTACTGCCCGCCGCCCCCGAGGCCTGCGGGTCTGGTTTTATACCAACAACTTCGACAACTATGACCCTCGCCCTTGGCGACGCGTTGGCCGTTGGCCTGATGGAACACCGGAAATTCACACCCGAGAATTTCCGGGACTTCCATCCCGGTGGCAAGCTGGGTGCGCGCCTGTCCAAAGTGCGCGATTTGATGCATGGCGGTGACGCACTGCCAACCGTGCCACTGACGGCCCCAATGTCTGACACATTGATCGAAATCAGCCAAAAAGGCTTTGGTGTCGCTGGGGTTACGGATACAGACGGGCGGCTCGCCGGTATCATCACCGACGGTGACTTGCGCCGCCATATGGAGGGACTGCTCTCCCTTACCGCAGCCGAAGTGATGACGGCCGCGCCTACCACTATCGCCCCTGGCGCCTTGGCCGAGGAAGCCGTGGCGATCATGAATCAGCGTAAAATCACCTGTTTGTTTGTCGTGGATCCCGACACAAGCCAACCTGCCGAAGGCCTGTTGCACATTCACGACTGCCTGCGCGTTGGTCTGGGCTAG
- a CDS encoding acyl-CoA dehydrogenase family protein, translated as MDLAYTTDEQDFRAEVLSFLKAELDSRLADRVRLGKPLSKADYESWHASLNSRGWLAGNWPKHHGGAGWTPVERHIFEEETTLAHAPRIVPFGLTMLGPVLQAFGTPEQCGHYLPRILSGQDWWCQGYSEPGAGSDLAAVKTSAVRDGDHYVVNGQKTWTTLGQHANWIFCLVRTNAEVKAQEGISFLLIDMATPGVTVRPIVLLDGEAEVNEVFFDDVRVPVGNLVGEQDKGWTYAKYLLTHERTNIAGVGFSNAGLANVKRIASAEVSGGRPLIENPHFAARIAQVEIDLMAMSTTNSRTLAQAAAGQAPGAQSSMLKVKGTLIRQEITDLTRRAVGPYAAPFLPEALDDGYNGEPVGPDYATAASAQYFNNRKLSIFGGSNEIQRTIISKTILEL; from the coding sequence ATGGATCTGGCGTATACAACAGATGAGCAAGATTTCAGAGCAGAGGTCCTCAGTTTTCTGAAGGCCGAGCTGGACAGCCGTTTGGCCGATCGGGTGCGGTTGGGAAAGCCTCTGTCAAAAGCCGATTATGAATCCTGGCACGCCAGCCTGAACAGCCGTGGTTGGTTGGCCGGAAATTGGCCCAAGCATCACGGTGGCGCTGGCTGGACGCCAGTCGAGCGGCATATCTTTGAAGAGGAAACCACCCTTGCCCATGCGCCCCGGATTGTTCCGTTTGGGCTGACGATGTTGGGGCCGGTATTACAGGCCTTTGGCACGCCCGAACAATGTGGCCACTACCTGCCCCGCATCTTGTCGGGGCAGGATTGGTGGTGTCAGGGCTATTCCGAACCCGGTGCCGGGTCGGATCTTGCCGCGGTCAAAACCTCGGCGGTGCGGGATGGCGATCACTATGTGGTCAATGGTCAGAAGACTTGGACCACCCTGGGGCAGCACGCCAATTGGATTTTCTGCCTGGTGCGCACCAATGCCGAGGTGAAAGCACAAGAGGGCATTTCATTTCTGCTGATCGACATGGCCACGCCAGGTGTCACGGTACGCCCCATTGTGTTGCTCGATGGCGAGGCCGAGGTCAACGAAGTGTTCTTTGATGATGTCCGGGTGCCGGTGGGCAATCTGGTTGGTGAACAGGACAAGGGCTGGACCTATGCGAAATACCTGCTGACCCACGAGCGCACCAATATTGCCGGTGTTGGTTTCTCGAATGCGGGTCTGGCCAATGTGAAACGGATCGCCTCTGCCGAAGTCTCAGGCGGGCGCCCCCTGATTGAGAACCCGCATTTTGCCGCGCGGATTGCACAGGTCGAAATTGACCTGATGGCCATGTCGACCACCAACAGCCGAACCCTGGCCCAGGCCGCAGCCGGTCAGGCACCCGGTGCGCAAAGCTCTATGCTTAAGGTAAAGGGCACGCTGATCCGGCAAGAGATCACCGACCTGACCCGCCGTGCTGTTGGCCCTTATGCGGCGCCTTTCCTGCCTGAAGCACTGGACGACGGCTATAACGGGGAGCCCGTCGGGCCGGATTATGCCACCGCAGCTTCGGCGCAGTATTTCAACAATCGTAAGTTGTCGATCTTTGGCGGGTCGAATGAGATTCAGCGCACGATCATCAGCAAAACCATTCTGGAACTCTGA
- a CDS encoding ribonuclease D, translating to MANHLYQSDLPDGLDLGPIVAIDCETMGLNPHRDRLCVIQMSGGDGNAHIVQVSKGQTEAPNLCRMLEDPEVLKLFHFGRFDIAAMFNAFGALAAPVYCTKIASRLVRTYTDRHGLKNLTHELIGVDISKQQQMSDWGAPELTKAQLDYAASDVLHLHRLRSALDKRLAREGRTEMAQACFDFLPMRAKLDLAGWPETDIFAHA from the coding sequence GTGGCCAATCATCTATATCAAAGCGACCTGCCAGACGGGCTTGACCTTGGCCCGATTGTTGCCATCGACTGCGAAACCATGGGGTTGAACCCGCACCGCGACCGGTTGTGCGTGATCCAGATGTCAGGCGGAGATGGCAACGCGCATATTGTTCAGGTTTCAAAGGGACAGACCGAGGCCCCGAACCTGTGCCGGATGTTAGAAGATCCAGAGGTGCTGAAACTGTTCCACTTTGGACGATTTGACATTGCCGCAATGTTCAACGCCTTTGGCGCCCTAGCCGCACCTGTCTATTGCACAAAAATCGCCAGCCGTCTGGTCCGCACCTACACCGACCGTCACGGGTTGAAAAACCTGACGCATGAATTGATTGGTGTCGATATTTCCAAACAGCAACAGATGAGCGACTGGGGTGCGCCGGAACTGACCAAGGCACAACTCGACTATGCCGCGTCGGACGTATTGCACCTGCACCGCCTGCGCTCTGCCCTGGATAAACGGCTGGCCCGCGAAGGTCGCACTGAAATGGCACAGGCCTGTTTCGATTTTCTGCCCATGCGCGCCAAGCTGGATCTCGCTGGTTGGCCCGAAACCGATATCTTTGCCCACGCATGA
- a CDS encoding FAD-dependent oxidoreductase translates to MTTLLTQAAVAYDVTDGVAVITVQNPPVNALSVAVRRGLDAAISRFAADAEAHIAVIIGAGRTFIAGADIKEFGKPPQEPRLPDLIQRIEDTEKPVVAVLHGTALGGGLEVALGAHYRLALPGAKVGLPEVTLGLIPGAGGTQRLPRLIGVDATLTLITSGRPVPAQKALELGIVDQISQDSDPRTAGLVYAQHLLGQGAVARRSSEMDAPGVAAGTLDEWRGKLAQKARGQLSPLVCVDAVEAATTLDFASGMKRERELFLSLLDSPQRAALIHAFFAERKVSKLPELQGIAAREITEVGIIGGGTMGAGIAVSCLLNGLDVTLIERNEDAAAQATTTVTRLLGDSLRRGKLSKAQHDGILADDFRTATDYKALSQADLVIEAVFESMDVKRDVFQKLDAECKAGAILASNTSYLDINEIAAITNRPQDVIGLHFFSPAHVMKLLEVVVPDATAPDVVATGFALAKKLGKIAVRAGVCDGFIGNRILATYRAAADHMVLDGASPYDIDRALKAFGFAMGPFEVSDLAGLDIGWATRKRKAPTLDPRARVAKFADRLCELGRFGQKTGRGFYIYPEGSRRGTPDPEVLGFIDDERADLGITPQRMDDETIVRRYMAAMINEAAKVVAEGIALRPLDVDVTFLSGYGFPRHRGGPMHYADEVGLPALLADLERYAEEDAYFWQPAQLIRDLVANGQTFASLNE, encoded by the coding sequence ATGACCACACTTCTTACGCAAGCTGCTGTTGCCTATGACGTGACCGACGGTGTCGCAGTCATCACGGTTCAAAATCCACCGGTGAATGCACTGTCCGTTGCGGTGCGACGTGGATTGGACGCCGCAATTTCACGCTTTGCGGCGGACGCCGAAGCGCACATCGCGGTGATTATTGGCGCCGGCCGCACCTTTATCGCTGGGGCTGACATCAAAGAGTTCGGCAAACCACCACAAGAGCCGCGCCTGCCGGATCTGATCCAGCGGATCGAAGACACTGAAAAGCCTGTCGTCGCAGTTCTACACGGGACCGCGTTGGGGGGTGGGCTAGAGGTCGCGCTGGGCGCGCACTATCGCCTTGCTTTACCTGGGGCCAAAGTTGGCCTGCCCGAAGTCACCCTCGGTCTTATTCCGGGTGCGGGTGGCACCCAACGCCTGCCGCGGCTGATTGGCGTTGACGCGACCCTAACCCTGATTACTTCGGGCCGGCCTGTACCTGCGCAAAAGGCGCTGGAATTGGGAATTGTGGATCAAATCAGTCAAGACAGCGATCCCCGAACCGCCGGCTTGGTCTATGCCCAGCATCTGCTAGGGCAGGGCGCTGTTGCACGCCGCTCCAGCGAAATGGACGCACCCGGTGTTGCCGCCGGGACTCTGGATGAATGGCGAGGTAAGTTGGCGCAAAAGGCGCGCGGCCAGCTGTCGCCGCTTGTCTGTGTCGATGCGGTCGAGGCCGCCACCACCCTGGACTTTGCCTCTGGTATGAAGCGGGAACGAGAGCTGTTTCTTTCGCTGCTGGACTCGCCCCAGCGGGCTGCGCTTATCCATGCCTTTTTCGCCGAACGCAAAGTGTCAAAACTGCCTGAATTACAGGGCATAGCTGCCCGTGAAATCACCGAGGTTGGCATCATCGGCGGTGGCACTATGGGCGCAGGGATCGCGGTGTCTTGTCTGTTGAATGGGCTGGATGTCACGCTGATCGAGCGCAATGAGGACGCGGCAGCACAGGCCACAACAACCGTGACACGCCTGCTGGGCGACAGTCTGCGTCGTGGCAAATTGAGCAAGGCACAACACGACGGCATTCTTGCCGACGATTTTCGTACTGCCACCGACTACAAGGCTCTAAGTCAAGCGGATTTGGTTATTGAAGCTGTTTTTGAGAGCATGGATGTCAAACGCGATGTGTTCCAGAAACTGGATGCCGAATGCAAAGCTGGCGCTATTTTGGCCAGCAATACCTCGTATCTTGATATCAACGAGATTGCCGCCATCACCAACCGCCCTCAGGATGTCATTGGGCTCCACTTCTTTTCGCCGGCGCATGTGATGAAACTGCTCGAGGTGGTGGTGCCAGATGCCACCGCCCCGGATGTGGTGGCAACAGGGTTTGCACTGGCGAAAAAGCTGGGCAAAATCGCGGTGCGGGCAGGCGTATGCGACGGCTTTATTGGAAACCGTATTCTGGCCACTTATCGCGCCGCCGCCGATCACATGGTTCTGGACGGGGCATCGCCCTATGACATCGACCGCGCGCTCAAGGCATTTGGGTTTGCCATGGGCCCATTCGAGGTCAGCGATCTGGCCGGGTTGGATATCGGCTGGGCCACTCGCAAGCGCAAGGCGCCGACGCTGGACCCTCGCGCACGGGTGGCAAAGTTCGCTGATCGCCTGTGCGAGTTGGGCCGTTTTGGCCAGAAGACCGGACGCGGGTTCTATATCTACCCGGAGGGGTCACGACGCGGCACACCCGACCCTGAGGTGCTGGGTTTCATTGATGATGAACGCGCAGATCTGGGAATTACCCCGCAAAGAATGGATGATGAGACCATTGTACGCCGTTACATGGCCGCGATGATTAACGAGGCTGCCAAGGTTGTCGCTGAGGGCATCGCCCTGCGTCCGCTGGATGTCGATGTGACGTTTCTGTCAGGCTATGGCTTTCCGCGCCATCGCGGTGGCCCAATGCATTACGCGGACGAGGTCGGTCTGCCTGCGCTGCTGGCAGATCTGGAGCGATATGCCGAGGAGGATGCCTATTTTTGGCAACCCGCCCAACTGATCCGTGATCTGGTCGCCAATGGCCAGACTTTTGCCAGCCTGAACGAGTGA
- a CDS encoding IclR family transcriptional regulator, producing the protein MRKANMAQDLASDRRFATTLARGMSVLRAFRPSDDGLSNQEISERTGVPKSTVSRLTFTLQSLGYLSHGQRHDRYRPGPALLALGNVASASVSFVDMADSIMQPLADATGTLVLIGVRDEQKILLIKTWRPKDTSSIWLEVGYRIPATHSSSGQAQLAALGDAEFAGYVKTYGEDVADSKLSVTDIRQDAYSQLLARGFVIAGHGLRYAKTVNAVSVPFRSREFNEPVSFTCGAMPEALSESRMETEVGPQLRAAVKELERMTGRPSALAQQG; encoded by the coding sequence ATGAGAAAAGCGAATATGGCCCAGGATCTTGCCTCTGACCGCAGGTTTGCAACAACATTGGCACGCGGAATGAGCGTGCTGCGTGCCTTTCGTCCCAGTGACGATGGGCTTAGCAACCAAGAGATATCAGAACGCACGGGTGTTCCAAAATCCACGGTCTCGCGGCTGACGTTCACTCTGCAATCACTTGGTTACCTGTCTCATGGCCAGCGCCATGATCGCTACCGGCCCGGCCCGGCCCTGTTGGCGCTGGGTAATGTCGCCTCTGCCTCGGTGTCCTTTGTCGATATGGCTGACAGTATCATGCAGCCACTGGCGGATGCGACGGGTACCCTTGTGTTGATCGGTGTCCGGGATGAGCAGAAGATTCTTTTGATCAAGACCTGGCGACCCAAGGATACATCGTCAATCTGGCTAGAGGTTGGATACCGGATCCCGGCCACTCATTCATCATCGGGGCAGGCGCAATTGGCTGCGCTGGGGGACGCTGAATTCGCGGGTTACGTCAAAACCTATGGCGAGGACGTTGCAGATTCCAAGTTGTCGGTCACTGACATCCGTCAGGATGCCTATTCACAACTATTGGCGCGGGGCTTTGTGATTGCCGGTCACGGGCTGCGGTATGCCAAAACGGTTAACGCTGTTTCTGTCCCGTTCCGCAGCCGTGAGTTCAACGAACCCGTGTCTTTCACCTGTGGTGCCATGCCCGAGGCGCTATCAGAAAGCCGTATGGAGACCGAGGTCGGCCCACAATTACGCGCTGCGGTCAAAGAGCTGGAGCGGATGACGGGTCGGCCGTCTGCATTGGCTCAGCAGGGTTAA
- the lptA gene encoding lipopolysaccharide transport periplasmic protein LptA: MTYLRALIFSLPLALISSAVTAQSASIAFGTIKADPTLPVEVTADALEVNQTDGSAEFQGNVLVIQGVMRLSADTVLVSYKPEQKGIDQLEAIGNVILVNGPDAAEAERAEYTIDSGTVVMTGNVLLSQGSSTLTSNQMVVNLNAGTAQMSGRVKTILNPDGSN; this comes from the coding sequence GTGACATATTTGCGTGCCTTGATATTCTCCCTGCCGTTGGCCCTTATTTCAAGCGCCGTCACGGCTCAGTCCGCCTCAATTGCCTTTGGGACGATCAAGGCCGATCCCACGTTGCCCGTGGAAGTCACCGCCGACGCGCTTGAAGTCAACCAAACGGACGGGTCCGCCGAATTTCAGGGCAATGTTCTGGTGATACAGGGCGTCATGCGCCTGTCGGCAGACACAGTTCTGGTCTCCTACAAGCCTGAGCAAAAAGGCATCGACCAGCTTGAGGCGATTGGCAACGTGATCCTGGTCAATGGCCCTGATGCCGCCGAGGCCGAACGTGCCGAATACACCATCGACAGTGGCACGGTTGTGATGACTGGCAATGTATTGCTCAGCCAGGGCAGCAGCACCCTGACCTCCAACCAGATGGTTGTGAACCTGAATGCAGGAACAGCCCAGATGTCAGGCCGCGTCAAAACCATACTCAATCCTGACGGTAGTAACTAG
- a CDS encoding TRAP transporter small permease, which produces MFRKFEKFLLNLAVAAVIALGLMITFSVVSRALFNVALPDTIIIVRELMVAAIVLPLAAATLARSHVAVEFLAAKLPQKAQAWLVVFGSIIGLLALMPLIYAGGREFAHTVTSGGFFYGDLNLPKWPGRLVFLIGMSTCWLRFLILVIQDIRSIRAGNYNFITSAEGSD; this is translated from the coding sequence ATGTTTCGGAAATTTGAGAAGTTCTTGCTGAACCTTGCGGTGGCTGCTGTCATTGCGCTGGGTCTGATGATTACGTTTAGCGTGGTCTCGCGTGCGCTGTTCAATGTAGCGCTGCCCGATACCATCATCATCGTACGCGAATTGATGGTGGCCGCGATTGTGCTGCCGCTGGCAGCTGCAACACTGGCGCGCAGCCATGTGGCCGTTGAATTTCTGGCCGCCAAACTTCCCCAAAAAGCACAGGCCTGGCTGGTGGTCTTTGGCTCGATCATTGGGCTATTGGCGCTGATGCCGCTGATCTATGCCGGCGGACGCGAGTTTGCCCATACCGTCACCTCGGGCGGGTTTTTCTATGGCGATTTGAACCTGCCGAAATGGCCAGGACGCTTGGTGTTTCTGATTGGCATGTCCACGTGCTGGCTGCGCTTCCTAATTCTGGTCATCCAAGACATCCGGTCCATTCGCGCTGGGAATTACAATTTTATTACTTCCGCAGAAGGATCTGACTGA
- a CDS encoding TRAP transporter large permease: MDASLIGLIAFAAVLGLLALRAPIGFTLAAVATVATFFIFAFRSGSFAPERAIRATTSMVFSNSFDLIHSYDLSMIPLFIALGHVAYKAEITTRIYYAARVWLSAVPGGVAMASVVGCGGFSAITGSSIACASTMGRICTPEMLRMGYDNRLATASVAAGGTLGSLIPPSVLFIIYGIFTETSINRLFVAGILPGLLTLAGFLLVIFLWVKRDPAAAPVDPNRISYTERFHAALMAWPAFVLFTVIIGGIYGGIFTATEAAGVCLTAAALIGLAQRKLTLVDIWDALRDTCLQTAAIFFIAAGAKIFVAFVALTGVAPAIVDAVTQAELSVFWLMFAIAVIYLLLGMFLDPIGIMVLTLPLVVPLVETYGLDLIWFGVVIIKLLEIGLITPPVGLNVFVIANVVGKEAPIDRIFAGIARFLSIDVIVLILIMTFPVISLLLPNSMW, from the coding sequence ATGGACGCCTCCCTTATTGGCCTCATCGCCTTTGCTGCTGTTCTTGGCCTGCTGGCGCTGCGTGCACCGATTGGGTTTACCCTGGCCGCTGTCGCCACCGTTGCGACCTTTTTCATCTTTGCCTTTCGCAGCGGCAGCTTTGCACCCGAGCGTGCCATCCGTGCGACCACGTCGATGGTGTTCTCCAACTCTTTCGACCTGATCCATTCTTATGACCTGTCGATGATCCCTCTGTTCATCGCCTTGGGTCATGTCGCCTATAAGGCCGAGATCACCACGCGGATATACTACGCGGCGCGGGTCTGGTTGTCGGCCGTGCCGGGTGGTGTTGCCATGGCATCAGTTGTGGGATGCGGGGGGTTTTCTGCCATCACCGGATCGTCCATCGCCTGTGCGTCCACCATGGGTCGAATCTGCACACCAGAGATGCTGCGCATGGGCTATGACAACCGATTGGCCACGGCCAGTGTCGCCGCAGGCGGCACGCTTGGTTCGCTGATCCCGCCCAGCGTGCTGTTCATTATCTATGGCATTTTCACCGAGACTTCGATCAACCGGCTGTTTGTCGCGGGAATTCTGCCCGGCCTGTTGACCCTGGCCGGTTTTCTGCTGGTCATCTTTCTGTGGGTCAAGCGTGATCCTGCCGCCGCGCCCGTAGATCCGAACCGCATCAGCTACACAGAACGGTTCCACGCCGCCCTGATGGCCTGGCCTGCCTTTGTGCTGTTCACTGTCATCATCGGCGGCATCTATGGCGGCATTTTCACTGCAACCGAAGCGGCGGGCGTGTGTTTGACCGCTGCCGCATTGATCGGACTGGCGCAACGCAAGTTGACCCTGGTGGATATCTGGGATGCTCTGCGCGACACCTGCCTGCAAACCGCCGCGATCTTTTTCATCGCGGCTGGGGCCAAGATCTTTGTTGCTTTCGTCGCCCTGACCGGAGTCGCTCCGGCAATTGTCGACGCGGTCACGCAGGCTGAATTGTCAGTGTTCTGGCTGATGTTCGCTATTGCGGTGATTTATCTGCTACTGGGTATGTTCCTGGATCCAATCGGCATTATGGTTTTGACACTGCCACTGGTGGTGCCCTTGGTCGAAACCTATGGGCTGGACCTGATCTGGTTTGGCGTTGTGATTATCAAATTGCTAGAGATTGGATTAATCACACCACCTGTGGGCCTGAACGTCTTTGTCATCGCCAATGTGGTTGGCAAAGAGGCCCCCATCGACAGGATCTTCGCCGGCATTGCCCGCTTTCTGTCCATAGATGTGATTGTTTTGATCCTGATTATGACCTTTCCGGTGATTTCTTTGCTTCTGCCAAATTCCATGTGGTAA
- a CDS encoding C4-dicarboxylate TRAP transporter substrate-binding protein yields the protein MNTRLKTCVKSAILSAGIAAAAGIASAGTTLIHGEAGPNRGARAAALQWFADQVGETSGGALSVNIQWGGALFKANAAVQSIGDGVADMGTVIAVYYPQEMQAYGIADLPLENPDAWVGMRATDELMRNSPAIQADLADKNLVYIGTFTTSAVHIGCTGDAIRSVSDIQDRKIRGTGAYGRVFGEMGGNMVNMSIYKAYQGLDTGLLDCSQGYSYAVTALKQQEVMKNYTLLDWGQVGGVGIMMNKDSFDTLSADEQTILLETGSAMADEFGRLITSANAAAIETMKETGVEVIKLPQADRDQLIEAGAKHIDAWVEQMNGAGLEGAEILTQYRGLIAKYTAERDDHGYPWMR from the coding sequence ATGAACACTCGTCTTAAAACCTGCGTGAAATCGGCAATTTTGAGTGCCGGTATTGCCGCCGCAGCCGGTATTGCATCTGCCGGAACGACGCTGATCCACGGCGAGGCTGGCCCAAACCGTGGCGCGCGTGCTGCGGCACTGCAGTGGTTCGCGGATCAGGTTGGCGAGACCTCGGGCGGGGCGCTGTCGGTGAACATTCAATGGGGTGGTGCCTTGTTCAAAGCGAACGCGGCGGTTCAGTCCATTGGCGATGGTGTTGCCGACATGGGCACTGTGATCGCAGTCTACTATCCTCAAGAAATGCAGGCCTATGGGATTGCAGATCTGCCATTGGAAAACCCGGACGCTTGGGTTGGCATGCGCGCCACGGACGAGTTGATGCGCAATTCGCCGGCAATTCAGGCCGATCTAGCAGACAAGAACCTGGTCTATATCGGTACTTTCACCACGTCGGCTGTGCATATTGGCTGCACTGGTGACGCGATCCGTTCAGTCAGTGATATCCAGGATCGCAAGATCCGCGGCACCGGCGCCTATGGTCGTGTGTTCGGTGAGATGGGCGGCAATATGGTCAATATGAGCATCTATAAGGCCTATCAGGGGCTGGACACTGGCCTTCTCGATTGTTCGCAGGGCTATTCCTATGCGGTGACCGCGCTCAAGCAGCAAGAAGTGATGAAGAACTACACTCTGCTCGATTGGGGCCAGGTTGGCGGTGTTGGCATCATGATGAACAAAGATAGCTTTGATACACTCAGCGCGGATGAGCAGACCATCTTATTGGAGACAGGCAGCGCTATGGCGGATGAGTTTGGGCGTCTGATCACCAGTGCAAATGCGGCTGCCATCGAAACGATGAAGGAAACCGGCGTCGAGGTGATCAAGTTACCACAAGCGGACCGTGATCAGCTGATCGAAGCAGGCGCTAAGCATATTGATGCCTGGGTCGAGCAAATGAATGGCGCCGGTCTGGAAGGGGCAGAAATTCTGACGCAGTATCGAGGCCTCATCGCTAAATACACCGCTGAACGTGATGATCACGGTTACCCCTGGATGCGTTAA